DNA from Ictalurus punctatus breed USDA103 chromosome 20, Coco_2.0, whole genome shotgun sequence:
GGCCACAGCTCCCAGCAGTACGTGTCGTTCTCCTTGGGCTTGATGATGTTCTGGTAATGCGCCACGGGGGCCGCCATGGCCAGCGACAGCGCCCAGATCACGGCGATGGCGCGCACGGCGTGTCGAGCCACGCGCACCCCGGAGCACCTGCGAGAGTGCACGATGGCAACGTAGCGATCCACGGACATGGCGGAGAGCGTGAATATGCTCACGAGCATGGAGACGGTGAAGAAGTAGTGCGTAAACTTACAGAGGAACGCGCCTAGAACCCAGGTGGGCAGCACGTACACGGTGGCCTGGAAGGGCACGCAGAAGAGCAGGTAGGACAGGTCGGCCACGCTCAGGTTCAGGATGAAGATGTTGGTGGTGCCGCGCGGCGCTCCGGGACGTCTGCGCGCCAGCACCGCGATCACCACCGAGTTGCCCAGGACACCCAGAGCGAAGATGAGCGCGAAAGCGAGCAGGGCGACCACGTTGTCCGCCTCGATGCCGAGCGCCAGCTTCCCCGGTGTCGCCACCTCCTCCGTGCCGTTCTCACACCATCCCGCGTTCGGGTCGCTCACACCAGACCGGTTCATCCCTTCCTTTAGGTCCATAAAGTCCACTTTGTCCCACAAACACTGCATGAAACTCGTAGGCgtttacactctcacacactctcc
Protein-coding regions in this window:
- the LOC108280242 gene encoding galanin receptor type 1 isoform X2 translates to MQCLWDKVDFMDLKEGMNRSGVSDPNAGWCENGTEEVATPGKLALGIEADNVVALLAFALIFALGVLGNSVVIAVLARRRPGAPRGTTNIFILNLSVADLSYLLFCVPFQATVYVLPTWVLGAFLCKFTHYFFTVSMLVSIFTLSAMSVDRYVAIVHSRRCSGVRVARHAVRAIAVIWALSLAMAAPVAHYQNIIKPKENDTYCWELWPSARDRKIYVVCTFVFGYVLPLLLISFCYASVLNHLHKKLKNMSKKSEASKRKSTFQLFADHLTSAWSSDSHSSVSFK
- the LOC108280242 gene encoding galanin receptor type 1 isoform X1, which encodes MQCLWDKVDFMDLKEGMNRSGVSDPNAGWCENGTEEVATPGKLALGIEADNVVALLAFALIFALGVLGNSVVIAVLARRRPGAPRGTTNIFILNLSVADLSYLLFCVPFQATVYVLPTWVLGAFLCKFTHYFFTVSMLVSIFTLSAMSVDRYVAIVHSRRCSGVRVARHAVRAIAVIWALSLAMAAPVAHYQNIIKPKENDTYCWELWPSARDRKIYVVCTFVFGYVLPLLLISFCYASVLNHLHKKLKNMSKKSEASKRKTAQTVLVVVVVFCLSWLPHHIVHLWVEFGSFPLNQASFTFRVIAHCLAYSNSSVNPIIYAFLSENFRKAYKQVFKCQSKGGSPSNNVKGVRSKAEMPPITNCTSV